The segment AGACCTGTTTTGGAATACGGTAACTTCGGCTGATTTTGAGAATGATGCGAAAGAGGCATTAATAAAGGCTCTTACTGAGAACTCGACAGGTAATGTTAATTCACTTGTTAATAGTTATTTGTCTCATCTAAGAAGGTTCCGTTTATTCTTAGCTTCTGATGGAACTAATGAAACATCAACGCCTAAGCAGGAGAATATTGCTAATCATGCATATAGACATAAGAAAAAAACTGAAGTTAATGTTCCTGAACCATCAATTGAACAGGTTGAGTTTTATCTTGCTAAGTGGGATACACTTGAGAACTATCGCCTGCAGGAGAATGCACTTAATAAGCTGTTCTTTGAGCTATGTCCAAATAATACGGACATTATCGATGTTCTTTTGAAGGCGTCAGCGCTTAACGACTTTTATAGTACTAATATTTTCTCAATTTATCCGGTGGCTAAGCACATATGTACTTTGGATATTGATGCGAGGCTTAAAGCTGGAGATGTTACTTTTGTTGGAGATATCCAGTATGTAAATATCGGCGATACAGAGAAGAATTTTTACTCCTTTGCCACAAAGTATTGTAGCCATCACAATCCACTCGATTATCCGATTTATGACAGCTACGTCGATGAGGTGCTTAGATATTTTAGAAATCGTGATGGATTCTCAGATTTCCAAGATGGCGATTTAAAAGAATATATTAAATTCAAAGATATACTGATTAATTTTCGCGCTTTCTATGGCTTGGATAAATATAACCTGAAGCAAATTGATCAGTATGTTTGGCTACTTGGGAAGGATTACTTCCCGAAAACCTATGAAAAGAAAATGAGGGGAGACAAATAGTTATGAAGATTCATTATTTCCAAAGATATCATGCGAAAGAGAATGTCGCAACAGCAAATACGATGCTACTATTGTCTAGGCTTTATTCATACTCTTCAGATAAGTTCTTTCGCTTTCTGAAATCAGAATTCTTTTCTGATGCCTTTGAACCGGAGATTGTTTTTAATCTTCAGGAAAAGAGTAATAAAAGTATCCCAGATGCTACTATTACACAAGAAAGCTTTAAAATTGTTGTTGAAACAAAAATGTCTGACTGGTTTTATTCAGATCAGTTGCTACGACATTTGAAATCTTTCGGTGATGAAAAATGCACCACAGAATATATATGACAAGGGGACGTTTTATTTGTCATCTATAGAAAACGGGGGTTAGGTTTAGACATAAGAACAAAAAGGAGCAAGCTTTACAAATTCACTAAATTTATCTGGTTTATACACTTCATATGGTAACATATGAGGTGTTTTCTATTAATCTAAAACCCAACCACCATGCACGTGGAGACGGTAGTGTTGATTAAAAGAAAACACAGCTAGGAAATGTTTCTTCATAGCCCTCACCTTTAGTTCAAGGTGGGGGTTATTTGAGTTTTACGA is part of the Caldisalinibacter kiritimatiensis genome and harbors:
- a CDS encoding PD-(D/E)XK nuclease family protein: MDISKMKALSYDELRALYREFLHSQSISKLTINTSYVDTFYLWRKGSKDLFWNTVTSADFENDAKEALIKALTENSTGNVNSLVNSYLSHLRRFRLFLASDGTNETSTPKQENIANHAYRHKKKTEVNVPEPSIEQVEFYLAKWDTLENYRLQENALNKLFFELCPNNTDIIDVLLKASALNDFYSTNIFSIYPVAKHICTLDIDARLKAGDVTFVGDIQYVNIGDTEKNFYSFATKYCSHHNPLDYPIYDSYVDEVLRYFRNRDGFSDFQDGDLKEYIKFKDILINFRAFYGLDKYNLKQIDQYVWLLGKDYFPKTYEKKMRGDK